One Bacteroidales bacterium genomic window carries:
- a CDS encoding ATP-binding cassette domain-containing protein: MNLEVASNNGSPVIEISNLRKTFGNLEILKDVSLKLNQGENLVVLGKSGTGKSVLIKCIVGLLRSDSGVISVFGNDINTLSRKEMNELKTKIGFLFQSGALYDSMSVKQNLEFPLKRLKKNLREKEINEKIDEALKNVGLADALNKMPSELSGGMRKRISLARTLVVDPMIMLYDEPTTGLDPVTSDEISALINEIQKKYKTSSMIITHDIRCAQTTADRIVMLESGEVYEEGTLEHFTKSKDQLIQAFFKG; the protein is encoded by the coding sequence ATGAACCTGGAAGTAGCTTCCAACAATGGCAGCCCGGTCATCGAAATCAGCAACCTGAGGAAAACTTTTGGTAACCTGGAAATATTGAAAGATGTTTCGTTGAAGCTTAACCAGGGCGAAAACCTGGTGGTGCTTGGCAAATCAGGCACAGGCAAATCGGTTCTGATAAAGTGTATTGTTGGGTTGTTGAGGTCTGACAGTGGTGTAATCAGTGTATTTGGTAACGATATAAATACATTGAGCCGTAAAGAAATGAACGAATTGAAGACGAAAATTGGTTTTCTTTTTCAAAGTGGCGCATTGTATGATTCAATGTCGGTAAAGCAAAATCTTGAGTTTCCATTGAAAAGGCTTAAAAAAAATCTTCGTGAAAAAGAAATCAATGAAAAAATAGATGAAGCCCTGAAAAATGTAGGCCTGGCTGATGCATTGAATAAAATGCCCTCCGAACTATCTGGTGGCATGCGTAAACGAATTAGCCTGGCTCGTACACTTGTAGTGGACCCGATGATCATGCTTTACGACGAACCCACAACCGGGCTCGATCCTGTTACTTCAGATGAGATAAGCGCATTGATCAATGAAATTCAGAAAAAATATAAAACCTCATCAATGATTATTACACATGATATAAGATGTGCCCAAACTACAGCAGACAGAATTGTGATGTTGGAAAGTGGAGAGGTTTATGAGGAAGGTACATTAGAGCATTTTACCAAGTCGAAAGATCAGCTCATTCAGGCTTTCTTCAAAGGATAA
- a CDS encoding ABC transporter permease, which produces MRKIIHVPKVIPTIRNATAKTLKATTNTITKISEKTLAGSEDAGNFLTKSADVFLFISLAFKETFSRDFEFREFFRQCFQIGYKTLPLISITGAIMGLVLTIQSRPVLLDFGAVSMLPGMVAVSLIREMGPVITGLICAGKIGSGMGAELGSMKVSEQIDAMEVSSTNPMRYLVVTRVWAATLMIPILVLYADALGIIGSWAGANIRGDVPFVLFMSQAFSAVDFNDLIPAIIKTFFFGAVIGLVGTYQGFNAGRGTESVGVAANKAVVVASLLVIVVDLLAVQITDMFVI; this is translated from the coding sequence ATGAGAAAGATTATCCATGTACCAAAGGTAATTCCTACGATTCGTAATGCAACTGCAAAAACATTAAAGGCAACCACAAATACCATTACGAAAATCAGCGAGAAAACCCTTGCTGGCAGCGAAGATGCGGGCAACTTTTTAACTAAGTCTGCGGATGTTTTCCTGTTTATTTCACTTGCGTTTAAAGAAACCTTTAGCAGGGATTTTGAGTTCCGGGAGTTTTTCCGTCAATGTTTTCAGATTGGATATAAAACCTTGCCGCTCATTTCAATTACAGGGGCTATTATGGGTTTGGTACTTACCATTCAGTCCAGGCCGGTACTGCTGGATTTCGGTGCAGTTAGTATGCTTCCCGGTATGGTTGCGGTTTCGCTTATCAGGGAAATGGGACCGGTGATTACAGGCCTGATCTGCGCCGGGAAAATCGGCTCGGGCATGGGCGCTGAATTAGGCTCAATGAAGGTAAGTGAGCAAATTGATGCTATGGAGGTTTCTTCTACCAACCCCATGCGCTACCTTGTTGTAACAAGGGTGTGGGCAGCAACGCTGATGATCCCTATTCTAGTTCTTTATGCTGATGCACTTGGCATAATTGGAAGCTGGGCTGGCGCTAATATCAGGGGCGATGTACCTTTTGTGTTGTTTATGTCGCAGGCATTCAGCGCAGTTGATTTTAATGACCTGATCCCTGCTATTATTAAAACATTTTTCTTCGGGGCAGTAATTGGTCTGGTAGGAACCTACCAGGGATTTAACGCCGGCCGTGGAACTGAAAGCGTGGGTGTAGCAGCAAATAAAGCTGTGGTAGTAGCATCGCTGCTGGTAATTGTGGTTGACCTTCTTGCTGTTCAAATAACTGATATGTTCGTGATATGA
- a CDS encoding AI-2E family transporter — protein MTDSKNYLSIFAKASVSFMGIVTLFIILYITRGIVLPIIFSVIIAVLLHPVVNFFIRLKINRVIAISITLLITIVVLSVLSVLLFSQVSRFSESWPLLIDKFTELLNDTIVWASGYFDINPQKFHIWIAETKTNIVNSSMDSLGKTIVTVSGWFIVLFLVPVYIFLILLYQPLIIDFIHKLFNTSQHSQLNEMITQSKNVIQSYLVGLFMEFILILILYLIGFLVLGIQFAILLAVVGGLLNIIRYIGPFVAMLLFMAFALVTKSPVYVFYVFVLHWIIQLLDNFYIVPKIVASRVKLNALFSIIIIILGYELWGLSGMFLAIPLLAIIKLALDNIEPLKPWGFLLGDTMPPLIKIEPLFRRFKKIRTH, from the coding sequence ATGACGGATAGTAAAAACTACTTGTCCATATTTGCAAAGGCAAGTGTATCGTTTATGGGTATTGTTACCCTGTTTATAATTTTGTACATAACCAGGGGAATAGTACTCCCTATTATTTTCTCAGTCATCATAGCCGTGCTACTTCACCCGGTGGTTAATTTCTTTATCCGGCTAAAAATCAACAGGGTGATTGCTATTTCAATAACCTTACTCATAACTATCGTTGTTCTCTCCGTTTTAAGTGTCTTGTTATTCAGCCAGGTAAGCCGGTTTAGTGAATCCTGGCCTTTACTGATTGATAAATTTACTGAGTTACTCAATGATACGATAGTATGGGCATCTGGTTATTTCGATATTAACCCACAGAAATTTCATATCTGGATAGCGGAAACGAAAACAAATATTGTCAATTCCAGCATGGACTCACTGGGAAAAACGATAGTTACTGTTAGCGGGTGGTTTATAGTGTTGTTTCTGGTTCCGGTTTACATTTTTTTGATCCTGTTGTACCAACCCCTTATTATTGACTTTATTCACAAACTTTTTAACACAAGCCAGCATAGTCAGTTGAACGAAATGATTACACAATCAAAGAATGTGATTCAGAGCTATCTTGTTGGACTTTTTATGGAATTTATACTTATACTGATTTTATATTTAATCGGGTTTCTGGTGCTGGGCATTCAATTCGCAATCCTTCTTGCTGTTGTAGGGGGCTTACTGAATATAATCCGATACATCGGGCCATTTGTTGCAATGTTGCTGTTCATGGCATTTGCTTTAGTAACCAAATCACCAGTTTATGTATTTTATGTTTTTGTTTTACACTGGATTATCCAGCTCCTTGATAATTTCTATATTGTTCCCAAGATTGTTGCTTCAAGGGTTAAGCTCAATGCGCTTTTCTCAATAATAATAATTATTTTAGGGTACGAATTATGGGGATTGTCGGGTATGTTCCTTGCCATCCCCTTGCTTGCCATTATAAAACTGGCTCTTGACAATATTGAACCACTAAAACCCTGGGGATTCCTGCTTGGTGATACAATGCCACCACTGATAAAGATAGAACCTTTATTTAGGAGATTTAAAAAAATACGAACACATTAA